A region of the Drosophila subobscura isolate 14011-0131.10 chromosome J, UCBerk_Dsub_1.0, whole genome shotgun sequence genome:
TTTTGGGTGGAACAATTAATCTATCAATCGCCGAAAGCAATTCACTTTTTGTTATTCAAACAATCATTTTTATGAGCGAAGAATGGTATTGGAAACATCTTTGTGGATGATTTGATAGCTGTGGGAGGGAGGAGGCACTCACATATGGCGTAGGTCCACTCGCGAACGCCCAGCACAAAGTGCAGCTTCTCGGGGGCACAGACCAAAGGCTGCCAGTCccacgaggaggaggatggggACGAGGCAGCATTGTGCTGCAGGAGAGGCGTGTAGCAATAGTGTTTGGAGAATATATGACCACGATGGGCAATGGTTCCATTCTAAAAGAGAGATAAATAGTAAGAAGAACCCTCGATGGAGTGTGAAGAATCATTAACCCACCTCATGCAGTGTCCAATGGACGTATTCCGAGACTTTTGTCACTGGTTTCATGTGCTCACACGGCGTATCCACGTAGATGCTGAAGCGTGAGCGTAGTTCCAGGTCCTTCaggctgccatttgccagctGCACCTccatgtggctgtggcgcgGAGGCGGCAGACTATCGATGGATGGTGCCGAGCACTGTCTGCTCTCCAGATCGTAGATCTCTCCCTCCGGGCAGCAGAAGCGAACACAGGGCTTCAGTTTGCAGACACAGCCGCGCAGGTGCTTGGGCGCCGGCACTCGGATGCCATTCTCGATGACAAAGTCATAGGCGGCCACCAGGTTGCGTGGAATCACCGTCCAGTTGTGGACATACGAACCATCCATGCCGAAGCTGCCCGTGATGTTGGCAGTGTCAATGAAGGCGCAGGGATAGCGCATCTCCTCCGGGTAGCTCCAGGCAGCTCCcaccaggaggaggagcaacggcaacggcgcCATCTGTAGAGACATTCTcctctgcggctgctgatCTTTCGGGAACGatttcgttgtttttgtttatctcGCGGCTTTCAATTTATTCGTGTGTTTACCTCCGCAGCGTTTTGGTTTCCcaatcgattcgattcgaataAACGAACCGCAAGCAGAATATTTGTCGAATATTTGTAGAATATAGAATATGGATAAATAATGCAGCACAGCGATGACGCGTGtaccaggaggaggaggtggtgggGTTAATTGagtgaactgaactgaactgaactgtgCGGATCGATCTTTCATCTGCACCTGCCGCAGGCTGAACTTCGACTGAACATTTTGGAATGAATCCCACAGCGAATGAGTGCGCGGCATGGAATCGAACATCCAGACGATGAGGTGAGGTCGTTGCTACGGGTGGGGGCGGGACAAGGGGGATGAGGTGCCAGCCTGTGGCCCACACCCACTTGGAGGCGCTTTGTTTACAGCAggaaaatgggggaaaacGCAGACCAGAGAAAAGCGTAGAGACACGGAAAACATGTGAAGGCTAGGGGAATGCTCTTTAGTTTGGTAGAAGAGATTGTTCCCATTGGGAGTGTAATTTCTTAGAAGATAACTGGGAAGATAACTACAAAAGAAGGTTCTAGATGGGTTAAACTTCCACCTGGTCAACCTTTTGACCTTTACTAAAGAAGTATTCCATCTCCTACTTCGACCTATCCCTTAATAAATTCTCTTAATCAAATGCAATCCTTAAGCTCTTCCTAGACCAATAAATCCCCTTAAAATTTCTAGCAGAGTCTTCACAGTTCGCCTTCATTTAGAGACTTTTAACCtggcaaagagagaggagaacgaTTCGCAGAAAGTAGCAGGCCTTAGACTCAGTAGCCATGGACATAGACATGGATAAggcaacagatacagatacaaatagaGAGgcagttacagatacagatacggataGATGGACAGAAGGATAGGGCCAGGGATAACGGTTCTCAATTGCGTCATTAATGTAACATTTGTTGCGTGCCACTTGGGCTGGCGGCTAATCCAACCAACAATCCATCGCGAGCCACAACCCTTCGAAACTGCCTCCCGCTTGTCAGCGAGGCAGAAGTCAAAGCAAACTCAGCCCCAGACCCTGTGTGAGTGGACAGCACGATTTGGGGTGTAGTTTACGATTTGTCCTTTTGTTTGTGGAGTTGCTAATACAAtttgtccttttttttcgaTGGGTCTATAACGAAATTTGGCCACAGAAGAAGTTGTTTGACAAGGGAAATGGTAGCAGGCAAGCGGAAAAGGGAAGCAGCAAGGCAGAAAAGGCAGCAGGAAGGCAGATTGAAGGTTGAGCCACTTTAGTACGGAAGGATTCTTAAGGTAAAATGTTGGAAGATCACTCTCAAAATTCGAATTAAATTTGCTTTagccataaatcaattaaatctTCATCGAACAGTCTTCCAAATGTTGCACAATTTCGAGTTTATTCAACAAAAGTCTCAAGTCAATTACTTCCTAGAACTGTACGGATATATGCACCGTAGATATTCACACATTTGTGtgcttgtttgtgtgtgtgtgtggtgtggcaccAAAATGAATCATAAGCTAAGTGAATACCAGAGTTCATACGCAGATGAGCAGTCATCATCATTCaatctctctcagtctctcttcCGTCTATAATGATGTCACCGTTGGCTGATAGGGAGAATCTGCAAAGTTCCAGTTAAAGATTTGTAGATTGAAACGAGAACAGATAGGAATTTGTCGCTGCTCACCTGAAGATTTCAGATCTCCcttttcattgaaattgtAGACGCGTGCATTAATCACACTCAAATCGGTCTGACTGGATTCACTATGGAAATAGAAAGATTTGACAGataaaacgaggaggaacgttgtgagacgcgtcttaagccgtgtcacaactcttatacccggtactcagtactacatctgcaccttagcggttatttgtcaaattttacattttctcttcatctgtcatctacatcaacaacactactcacgccaacacgctcctttagctcgccaccctcccctagagacacacactgcagagtcagggcagaggcagcggcagagtcgtggcagaggatgagtcagagacgtgtcaggggaagaggcctctgccactgcgcgaagcagagtgtgaatgagagaatgtgtaaaagcaacaaaagctgctggacagggtgggcttagccactgcaacttaatttcttcattgtggccataataatgatccaatcggatcccaatttggtgatcagatagatatggtcattccctacggaatggcgtttttagttttcttttatctttaaaattgtagatttgggaggttttcgcccttttgcgggggcggaagagggcgtggctcatttttgaaatacacttgtaacagtgtgagcatacagaagtctggatgcaaaatgtctctgagatccaggcgctcaacaagacggacggacagacggacagacggacggacagacagacatggctcaatcgactcggctattgatgctgatcaagaatatatatactttatggggtcggagacgtttccttctgtgcgttacatacattcactttgtgcacaaatacaatataccctatttactcttcgagtaccgggtataaaaaaggtTTCTTGGCTGGATCGTAGATCCGTAACTTACACATTAATGGCCCACCAGGATTTCACATGCAGATtcttgcccagcagcagaatgaaACCGGCGATGGCCAGACCCAAGATGCAAATGCCACTCCAGAAGTCAATGATGAAGAAATGCTCCCTCACACGTGCCATAATGTAGACCACAATCTCGCGCAGCCAGACGGCAAAGACGCCCACCAAATAGGCACAAAATGCATAGAAACTGcaaggaaaaatgaaaagggaGAAGGATGAGTTTCCAGTAGAAGTTTTTGGGAGAATCTTCAAGTCTTACTGAGTCTTGACGATGCGCAGCTCTGTGCCCAGAATATATTGAGTGTCTGCTGGCAGTTTGTAGATGGAAAAGTAGGCCTTGAGGCAGCAGACAACACTGAAGATCAGCAGGAGGACAATGGGTGCATAATAGTAGATGAGAATGCCCCAAAGGCGCACtgaaagaagagcagagagaattACAAGTGATACTTCATCAAGAAGAGTCCAACTTTTCCTCACCATCGAACCAGCAATAGTCCTCGCCAATGCCCGGCTTATAGTGCTTGGGCAGGTTCGAGTCCTGGGCAAAGGACACCAGAAATCGCAGACCCACAACCAGCACCACAGCCAGGAAATAGGACAATCTGCGTAGCCAATTCTTGCAGGGCTTCAAGCGGAACTTTTGCAGGAAATCAAAGCTACAAATGGCCAGAAAGACAAATGACAGCATGATGCAGAAGTAGGCCAGTAAACCTGAGAGATAAAACCAGGAATTTAGATGTGAAGAAAGGATAAAGATAAAGGAATGCTAACCGATATTCCTGCACGCCACATGGGAGAGTTTCATGGGATTCTTGAGGGCCAAGTAGACGAGCAGCGAGTAGCCCACGATCATGGAGAGCAGATAGTAGATGATCACCTGTCCGTAGTGACTCTTTCGAGCATCCCGCACCGAACCGAGGAGGGAGAGTATAAAAATGTTGATCAATATGGCAATGATGCTGCCTATAAGGAAAGGGAATTTAGTTTGAGTTAAGAGATCGTTTGGGTACCACTCACATATCGCATAGATCCACACACGATAGCCGGTCTGGAAGCGCTCGCAGCTCAGGGGCGTCAATTCCCACTCCTCGGCCTTGTGCTGCAGCGGACTGAAGCAATACTCGTCCGTGCTCCACAGTCGATTGTCCCGCAGCAGCGATCCATTCTCGAAGAGATCCCACTGCCAGAAGTTCTCGTGCTTCTTGTCCACGAACTTGTTGCGGCAGCCCAGCTCCGTGCGCACCACAAATCGATCGTTTATGCGCACCTGATCCACCGTCCGGTTGCCGTAGGTCAGCTCCACGTGCGTGAtctgccgctcctgctgtGGCGCCGTGCAATTCCAGCCCTTGGCTTCGAACACCAGTCCCCGGGGACAGCAGAAGCTGATGCAGGGCTTCAGGAGACAGACGCAGCCGCGCAGATGCTTTGGGGCACGATACTCCACGCCATCGATCACCTTGAAGTGGTACTCCGCCAGCAGATGCGGAGGAACAACCACTCCCGCGTAGGAGTAGGAGCCATCCTTCAGTCGAAGTCCGTCCGTGATGTTTACGGTGTCCGCATAGGCACAGGGATGGGTGACAGTGGGAATGATCTCCGCGGAGAGGGATTGCTGTGCTgcaagcaccagcaccagcaccagtgAGGGGATCAGGGATAAAGACATTTTGCTTGGGCTCGAAGGAGAGATTATTGTTCTGCTGTGCGGATCTGACGtcacaataaaataaacaaaacgaagcgaGAGGCGATCGCtactctgttctgttctgttctgttctgagTTTTATGCAAGGCACACCACAATCAACTCACGCACACGCAAAACCAgagccaaaataaaaacaacaaaacaaatgaggaaaatcaacaacaatcgGATTCCAAAATGACAAAACGACGACGAGAGACGCGCGCCGCTCGCCGTGCGACTTTGATGGCGTAGGTCTAAAAACGGCTGCGATTGCGACAATACACGAGCCCCAAAAAGAACAACTAAcaactctctctcgctcactctcagTCTGTgggtctctctgtctctgtttagTAAACGACAAACCGGCAAccgcaacgacaacgacaacgacgacgacgaggagcgCGAcaaggcagcagctccatgcTGGCCAAGAATAAAAAACAGACTAACTGATTAGCAAGACCCAAAACCCGTACAGACCAGACCACAAGCAGTCGCTCGATTGTTGGGGGAGCGCAGCACCGCAGTCAGACCAGTCTCTGGGCACCTGTCCACCCCCCGCCCCACTGCCCCTCCGCGATCATCGAAACGAATCTCAACCGGCTGCGACGTGCTCTTTTCATtcaaaattcatttcattttcttgacGGGTACTTCTTGGCCAAGACAACAACCCACCAAAACTCAACACTGTGGGTGGTGTGTGGTGGCTGTCTTGGCTAACTTCTGGGAAAGCTTTTGTGTGGGAAAAAGATCGTTGGTACATAAAGTGAATTCGTAAGATTAGGGAAATTTTACTGAAATGTTGCTGTACCAATAAGGAGGCTCGTTCACAATTACAAATCTGTGTAGAGGCCATGTAAAAACGTTCGTTTCGTGGATCCTCGCTGAAGCTGGAGTTGAATAATCGTTTATAGTCgtgaaataaattcataaaaaacgCACGATCATCAGTGACTAATTTGCTATTATTTCTCTTCATTCGTACGTGTGCGACCCAAGAGTAAACCCAAGTGAAAACCCCCGAAACTCGGGCAGATCGTTCAGTTTTATCTTTGGCTTTATTCGTGTGTGTTTAGGTTTTTATTATACCAAATAGAAGTAGTACTCGTAGACTATATAGACATATGCCACAGAGATATGGAGCGGGGTATGGTACGTACGTAAATGTATGCGAAAAGACGAATGAATACAAATGCAGACACAAATCTTAATTTCATCACGGCACATCGATATACTTtagtatgtatgcatgtatgtatgtgtgtgtatgtgtgactTACAGCTAGAGAAGGCGAAGAAGTACAGTGATCTCTGGAGACGacaataatttcatttcaaatacataaatactagATATGGCGCTTCGAAGTGGTGCTCTTTCTTACACTTAAATTTATCAGGTTGTTCGCATTCTTCGGTTGTAATTTTCTTGATCTGCCAGacacatttatacatatacctatgtatatatattgtatatagaggggtagagagagagtgttgtGATGGGGAGGGCTTTTGTGTTCCTCTTATATATTAATGTCTTTTCATAAAGATCAGGGTACAATCTGAATAtatggctgcggctgctgctgctgctgctctggctgacGTTATCCCCAGATATAAATATTCGATGATGCTTGACACGAGACCGCCCCCATGGGAGTCTGATCCTCAGCGAAAGCTGGTCGTGCGCTGATGATCCACACTGGATGATTGGCTAATCATCAGGGGCTTCTCCACCGAGGGCTTCTCCTGCAGCGACAGGTTGGCGACGCTGCTCGATGTGGTCTTGGTGGAGTATTGGCTCTGACGCTGAGTGCTGCCATCGCGTACACTCGAGCATCTATGACGTCCATTGGGTGGGCAGCGTGGAGTAAATAATGGTGAAAAAAAGACTGATTAGACGGGTTAATGGAGGTGTGCTAATTGTTAGAGGGCAGATAGCCAGAAGCAGACACATAGACACAGACACGAGATTAGAGAATAGATCACAGAATACCATCACCGATTGAATAATGTACGAATAAAGCAAAACGCTTGATTAAATGGTTAGTCAGAGGggaaggagacagagagagttcCATTAGTTGTTTGTCTTTAGTTAGTCATTTCCCAAATCCTCTCTAAGGCTCTACGGCTTTACCTtggaatacatatttttactttgatttttgtatgtgtCTAGAGGCCAATCTTTGGCCCAGGACTTGGAGTCGCATTTACATTGGCCGCCTTCATGCGCAGCTTTCCTGGCAGTCCATTCGCATCCGAGCTGATGGACGTTGAATTGGTGGATGTCGAGCCATTCGATGGCGTTGGCTTCCGCAGTCTTCGGTGGGTACGGATCGATGGGTGGATGATTGAAGGACGGATTTACATATAGATTATAGGACACACATTATAGATGCAAACAGAggttacatttttgttgttggttggttgttggttgttagAGCTACATTTAGCGAGTCTTTTAGTGGatatttttattcgttttggTGGCTGATTGCTCATTGCTGCCTCATGTGGCAGTAAAAGTAGCATTGGCATTGGGTTCATGTTTGGGTGGTTCTGTGTTGTTGGGACTGGTGTTAGTCTGATGTTTGAGGCTGtagctgtttttgtttctgttcttgTAGCTGTTGAACTTGTGGTTAAGCAATATCGAAAGCGGTCTGGACAGGGGAGATATAAAGACGATTGCATCATTTTAGATTATAATTCTTCTGCGTCTAACTACACATGTCATATCCAACTATCTATCTACGAGGTGCATGCATGGAGGGTTGGATTTGGTGGGTGGTTAGTGCACTTTGGCGCCACAACATTCGAGcagagagacgagacgagacgagacggaGACGCTGCTTACTGTCATCGATGGAGGCCACTCTATACCGCATGGGAGTGAACACCACTGGCGGTGGAGGTGGCATTTGCGAAGGCATTCCGGATCACGACCAGCCGGCGTATGTGGCTGGAGGCGTCCAGGAATCGCTGCCGCACCGAGAAATTGCTGCCGGCCATTGTTGTGCTCTCTGTTTGTCGCAGACTGCGCACGCGTATCGTTCTGGtggtgggttggggttgggagTACGATAATGAGAGGTAAAAAAcggatggagagagagagacacaagtGGAACACATACAGAACGGGGCACACGGGTGAGATTACAGAGGGGCTTTAGGCTTTGGTCAAAGGACGATTTCCTAAGTGGAAACAAAATGGAAGACACTAAACAGGAGAGGACAGCCACGGACACTCACCTGTTGGTTATCAAGTGCTTGACCTTCTTCTTCATCACAAACAGCATGAAGATGAGGAAGCCCTGCATGGCGTTGCACAGATCCGAGATGTAGAAGATCTTCGACCACTTCTTGTCGTTGCCCACAAAGTACGAGATGATCTCCGAGGACCAGGTGACGCCCATGATGATGAAGAGCCGCAGGAAGAGTCCGAACCTAAGGCGAAGCAGGACACGACGTGCACTTTAGGTGGAGTTGAATGGGAGGAAAAGCCGAATCTTGAAAGGATGCTTACTTGTCCTTTTCGGTGCGCAGATTCTTGGTGCTATCCTCGCGGGCAATTATCCGCGCCATCTCCCGCTGCACGCCGTGGATCTTGACGGAGGTCATCACGAACATCACCGTGTTGGCCACAATGATGGCCAGAATGGGCGTGAAGAAGTAGATCATGCCCGACCAATTGCGCATGTCCAGCCAGCAGTATTCGCCAGCGCCGATGCCCGGCTTGAGGTGCGACGGCCAGTCGGTGTGCTCCTGTGCGATCCACGTGAAGACCAGGAACATTGAGGCCGCTCCCCAGGAGTACAGCGAGTAGAAGAGGAACCGCTTCTTCTCCTGGAACCGATTGATGCCGCGTGTGCCGCGGAAATTGTGCCACAAGTCAAAGCTGATGACATTCAGCCAGAAGAAGGCAGACATGAAGCAGAAGTAGGCCGTGTAGCCAATCACTTTGCAGGAGAGACCTTCCGGATCGAGGTTCTTCATGAGCAGAATGCAGCAGAGCGCCGTGTAGCCACTGGCCAGGCCGATGAGGTAGCACACGAGACTCTTGCCATGCTGATTCCTCAGCTCGGGTATCAGCAGATACACGGCAATGGTGAGCATCATAAAGGGCACAGAGAACAGCATGGCTGCAGGAGAAAGGGAGAACTTTAGCATAAAACATCAAACAGAATCAAAGGATCATCCATACCATACGCATTGATGATCTTCACGGTGGTCTGCTCCCCGTCTCCATCGCAGTTGGCGGGATTCAAGCTGTAGTAGAGATCCGTTTGGTTCACATAGGACACCACCAGACAGAACTCGCTCTTGTTGATGTACAGATGATCGTCGAGCCGGAGCATTGAGCCGTTCTGGAACAGCAGATACTCGTCGAACTCGTTGATCTCCGGCTGCAGGGAGAACATCTTGGGGCAGGGCCTGAAGCTCTGCACCGCAAACTGCTTGAAGATGTTCACCGGCTgcgtgctgctgttgtcaaaGGTCACATTCATCACGGGCTCCGGCCAGATCCTCGTGTCCGTCGTGTCATTGATGCACTGCGCCTTGTCGCTGTTGTACACCTGACCCCACGGACAGCAGATGTTCAGGCAGGCCTTCAGCCTGCAGATGCAGCCGCGCGGATGCCAGTCCACATCCACGCGCTCCACCAGATCCCTGTAGATGTAGTTGTACTGCCCCACCAAGTGGCTGGGTATCAGCACACCCTCGTACGAGTAGCTGCCGTTCGGGAAGGGCGTGTAGCCCGTGAGGTTCACGGTGTCGAAGAAGGTGCAGGGCACGTGCAGGCCATCCCGAATGTGGTAAATGTTCTGCTCATCGGACATGGCGTATACCCCAAAGGACATGCCGGGCAGCAGGCGGAACACAACGAGGCACACGACTCCCATGAGGGTCAGTCCACAGTACAGGGATCCACCCCTTTGATGGACTTGCTTTGGCATAATGTTGCTTCTGCAGGGAAGAA
Encoded here:
- the LOC117895560 gene encoding G-protein coupled receptor Mth2 isoform X3, whose translation is MCKTPTKFYIDLRQGTNTLLLNKLTLFTACESLRSGSNIMPKQVHQRGGSLYCGLTLMGVVCLVVFRLLPGMSFGVYAMSDEQNIYHIRDGLHVPCTFFDTVNLTGYTPFPNGSYSYEGVLIPSHLVGQYNYIYRDLVERVDVDWHPRGCICRLKACLNICCPWGQVYNSDKAQCINDTTDTRIWPEPVMNVTFDNSSTQPVNIFKQFAVQSFRPCPKMFSLQPEINEFDEYLLFQNGSMLRLDDHLYINKSEFCLVVSYVNQTDLYYSLNPANCDGDGEQTTVKIINAYAMLFSVPFMMLTIAVYLLIPELRNQHGKSLVCYLIGLASGYTALCCILLMKNLDPEGLSCKVIGYTAYFCFMSAFFWLNVISFDLWHNFRGTRGINRFQEKKRFLFYSLYSWGAASMFLVFTWIAQEHTDWPSHLKPGIGAGEYCWLDMRNWSGMIYFFTPILAIIVANTVMFVMTSVKIHGVQREMARIIAREDSTKNLRTEKDKFGLFLRLFIIMGVTWSSEIISYFVGNDKKWSKIFYISDLCNAMQGFLIFMLFVMKKKVKHLITNRTIRVRSLRQTESTTMAGSNFSVRQRFLDASSHIRRLVVIRNAFANATSTASGVHSHAV
- the LOC117895560 gene encoding G-protein coupled receptor Mth2 isoform X6; the encoded protein is MCKTPTKFYIDLRQGTNTLLLNKLTLFTACESLRSGSNIMPKQVHQRGGSLYCGLTLMGVVCLVVFRLLPGMSFGVYAMSDEQNIYHIRDGLHVPCTFFDTVNLTGYTPFPNGSYSYEGVLIPSHLVGQYNYIYRDLVERVDVDWHPRGCICRLKACLNICCPWGQVYNSDKAQCINDTTDTRIWPEPVMNVTFDNSSTQPVNIFKQFAVQSFRPCPKMFSLQPEINEFDEYLLFQNGSMLRLDDHLYINKSEFCLVVSYVNQTDLYYSLNPANCDGDGEQTTVKIINAYAMLFSVPFMMLTIAVYLLIPELRNQHGKSLVCYLIGLASGYTALCCILLMKNLDPEGLSCKVIGYTAYFCFMSAFFWLNVISFDLWHNFRGTRGINRFQEKKRFLFYSLYSWGAASMFLVFTWIAQEHTDWPSHLKPGIGAGEYCWLDMRNWSGMIYFFTPILAIIVANTVMFVMTSVKIHGVQREMARIIAREDSTKNLRTEKDKFGLFLRLFIIMGVTWSSEIISYFVGNDKKWSKIFYISDLCNAMQGFLIFMLFVMKKKVKHLITNRLRKPTPSNGSTSTNSTSISSDANGLPGKLRMKAANVNATPSPGPKIGL
- the LOC117895560 gene encoding G-protein coupled receptor Mth2 isoform X8 translates to MLFSVPFMMLTIAVYLLIPELRNQHGKSLVCYLIGLASGYTALCCILLMKNLDPEGLSCKVIGYTAYFCFMSAFFWLNVISFDLWHNFRGTRGINRFQEKKRFLFYSLYSWGAASMFLVFTWIAQEHTDWPSHLKPGIGAGEYCWLDMRNWSGMIYFFTPILAIIVANTVMFVMTSVKIHGVQREMARIIAREDSTKNLRTEKDKFGLFLRLFIIMGVTWSSEIISYFVGNDKKWSKIFYISDLCNAMQGFLIFMLFVMKKKVKHLITNRKSSFDQSLKPLCNLTRVPRSNDTRAQSATNREHNNGRQQFLGAAAIPGRLQPHTPAGRDPECLRKCHLHRQWCSLPCGIEWPPSMTVSSVSVSSRLVSLLECCGAKVH
- the LOC117895560 gene encoding G-protein coupled receptor Mth2 isoform X7 is translated as MCKTPTKFYIDLRQGTNTLLLNKLTLFTACESLRSGSNIMPKQVHQRGGSLYCGLTLMGVVCLVVFRLLPGMSFGVYAMSDEQNIYHIRDGLHVPCTFFDTVNLTGYTPFPNGSYSYEGVLIPSHLVGQYNYIYRDLVERVDVDWHPRGCICRLKACLNICCPWGQVYNSDKAQCINDTTDTRIWPEPVMNVTFDNSSTQPVNIFKQFAVQSFRPCPKMFSLQPEINEFDEYLLFQNGSMLRLDDHLYINKSEFCLVVSYVNQTDLYYSLNPANCDGDGEQTTVKIINAYAMLFSVPFMMLTIAVYLLIPELRNQHGKSLVCYLIGLASGYTALCCILLMKNLDPEGLSCKVIGYTAYFCFMSAFFWLNVISFDLWHNFRGTRGINRFQEKKRFLFYSLYSWGAASMFLVFTWIAQEHTDWPSHLKPGIGAGEYCWLDMRNWSGMIYFFTPILAIIVANTVMFVMTSVKIHGVQREMARIIAREDSTKNLRTEKDKFGLFLRLFIIMGVTWSSEIISYFVGNDKKWSKIFYISDLCNAMQGFLIFMLFVMKKKVKHLITNSLFFTIIYSTLPTQWTS
- the LOC117895560 gene encoding G-protein coupled receptor Mth2 isoform X1; the encoded protein is MCKTPTKFYIDLRQGTNTLLLNKLTLFTACESLRSGSNIMPKQVHQRGGSLYCGLTLMGVVCLVVFRLLPGMSFGVYAMSDEQNIYHIRDGLHVPCTFFDTVNLTGYTPFPNGSYSYEGVLIPSHLVGQYNYIYRDLVERVDVDWHPRGCICRLKACLNICCPWGQVYNSDKAQCINDTTDTRIWPEPVMNVTFDNSSTQPVNIFKQFAVQSFRPCPKMFSLQPEINEFDEYLLFQNGSMLRLDDHLYINKSEFCLVVSYVNQTDLYYSLNPANCDGDGEQTTVKIINAYAMLFSVPFMMLTIAVYLLIPELRNQHGKSLVCYLIGLASGYTALCCILLMKNLDPEGLSCKVIGYTAYFCFMSAFFWLNVISFDLWHNFRGTRGINRFQEKKRFLFYSLYSWGAASMFLVFTWIAQEHTDWPSHLKPGIGAGEYCWLDMRNWSGMIYFFTPILAIIVANTVMFVMTSVKIHGVQREMARIIAREDSTKNLRTEKDKFGLFLRLFIIMGVTWSSEIISYFVGNDKKWSKIFYISDLCNAMQGFLIFMLFVMKKKVKHLITNRKSSFDQSLKPLCNLTRVPRSNDTRAQSATNREHNNGRQQFLGAAAIPGRLQPHTPAGRDPECLRKCHLHRQWCSLPCGIEWPPSMTVSSVSVSSRLVSLLECCGAKVH
- the LOC117895560 gene encoding G-protein coupled receptor Mth2 isoform X5, with translation MCKTPTKFYIDLRQGTNTLLLNKLTLFTACESLRSGSNIMPKQVHQRGGSLYCGLTLMGVVCLVVFRLLPGMSFGVYAMSDEQNIYHIRDGLHVPCTFFDTVNLTGYTPFPNGSYSYEGVLIPSHLVGQYNYIYRDLVERVDVDWHPRGCICRLKACLNICCPWGQVYNSDKAQCINDTTDTRIWPEPVMNVTFDNSSTQPVNIFKQFAVQSFRPCPKMFSLQPEINEFDEYLLFQNGSMLRLDDHLYINKSEFCLVVSYVNQTDLYYSLNPANCDGDGEQTTVKIINAYAMLFSVPFMMLTIAVYLLIPELRNQHGKSLVCYLIGLASGYTALCCILLMKNLDPEGLSCKVIGYTAYFCFMSAFFWLNVISFDLWHNFRGTRGINRFQEKKRFLFYSLYSWGAASMFLVFTWIAQEHTDWPSHLKPGIGAGEYCWLDMRNWSGMIYFFTPILAIIVANTVMFVMTSVKIHGVQREMARIIAREDSTKNLRTEKDKFGLFLRLFIIMGVTWSSEIISYFVGNDKKWSKIFYISDLCNAMQGFLIFMLFVMKKKVKHLITNRPLSILLNHKFNSYKNRNKNSYSLKHQTNTSPNNTEPPKHEPNANATFTAT
- the LOC117895560 gene encoding G-protein coupled receptor Mth2 isoform X2, with product MDNPQIVIINQIIVQSKDTTNLRKSLAEYLSNIMPKQVHQRGGSLYCGLTLMGVVCLVVFRLLPGMSFGVYAMSDEQNIYHIRDGLHVPCTFFDTVNLTGYTPFPNGSYSYEGVLIPSHLVGQYNYIYRDLVERVDVDWHPRGCICRLKACLNICCPWGQVYNSDKAQCINDTTDTRIWPEPVMNVTFDNSSTQPVNIFKQFAVQSFRPCPKMFSLQPEINEFDEYLLFQNGSMLRLDDHLYINKSEFCLVVSYVNQTDLYYSLNPANCDGDGEQTTVKIINAYAMLFSVPFMMLTIAVYLLIPELRNQHGKSLVCYLIGLASGYTALCCILLMKNLDPEGLSCKVIGYTAYFCFMSAFFWLNVISFDLWHNFRGTRGINRFQEKKRFLFYSLYSWGAASMFLVFTWIAQEHTDWPSHLKPGIGAGEYCWLDMRNWSGMIYFFTPILAIIVANTVMFVMTSVKIHGVQREMARIIAREDSTKNLRTEKDKFGLFLRLFIIMGVTWSSEIISYFVGNDKKWSKIFYISDLCNAMQGFLIFMLFVMKKKVKHLITNRKSSFDQSLKPLCNLTRVPRSNDTRAQSATNREHNNGRQQFLGAAAIPGRLQPHTPAGRDPECLRKCHLHRQWCSLPCGIEWPPSMTVSSVSVSSRLVSLLECCGAKVH
- the LOC117895560 gene encoding G-protein coupled receptor Mth2 isoform X4 — translated: MCKTPTKFYIDLRQGTNTLLLNKLTLFTACESLRSGSNIMPKQVHQRGGSLYCGLTLMGVVCLVVFRLLPGMSFGVYAMSDEQNIYHIRDGLHVPCTFFDTVNLTGYTPFPNGSYSYEGVLIPSHLVGQYNYIYRDLVERVDVDWHPRGCICRLKACLNICCPWGQVYNSDKAQCINDTTDTRIWPEPVMNVTFDNSSTQPVNIFKQFAVQSFRPCPKMFSLQPEINEFDEYLLFQNGSMLRLDDHLYINKSEFCLVVSYVNQTDLYYSLNPANCDGDGEQTTVKIINAYAMLFSVPFMMLTIAVYLLIPELRNQHGKSLVCYLIGLASGYTALCCILLMKNLDPEGLSCKVIGYTAYFCFMSAFFWLNVISFDLWHNFRGTRGINRFQEKKRFLFYSLYSWGAASMFLVFTWIAQEHTDWPSHLKPGIGAGEYCWLDMRNWSGMIYFFTPILAIIVANTVMFVMTSVKIHGVQREMARIIAREDSTKNLRTEKDKFGLFLRLFIIMGVTWSSEIISYFVGNDKKWSKIFYISDLCNAMQGFLIFMLFVMKKKVKHLITNRCSSVRDGSTQRQSQYSTKTTSSSVANLSLQEKPSVEKPLMISQSSSVDHQRTTSFR